A region of the Candidatus Poribacteria bacterium genome:
AACATATTACCCCTTCTATGAGGTTATGTCAAACATTATTGCGTAAGTCCTAATGTTTAAAGATAGCACAAGGTATCGTGAATTGCCACGATTTAAATATCTTGGCTTGACCGCTGGTAGAAAATCGGTTATACTATAAACATCTGTTTTTCATGCATCTCATGGAAAAGGAGGAACATCGATGGTAACCTATACGAAAGGTGCAACCATCCCCCATGCACCGACAGATGATACAGACCTATATCCTGATACGGATGGTAAACCTATGGCAGTAAGCGATCACCACAGATATTGGCTTACGCGGATATTACAAACACTTGAAATTCATTTTGCGTCGGAGCCAGGGGTGTATGTCTCTGGCGATATAATGATGTATTACGAGGAGGGGGTCCCGCAGAAATCGGTTTCACCGGATGTCCTCGTCACCTTCGGAATCGGTCAGAAGTTTCGGCGGACGTATCAGGTATGGAATGAGGGGAAAGTGCCTGAGTTTGTTATGGAGTTTTCGAGTAAAGGCACTTATCGAAATGACTTAGGTCGGAAGCGAGCACTTTATGCAGAATTAGGGATGCAGAACTACTTTTTATGTGATATCGAGGGTCTGTATCTTCCTACCCCATTGATGGGTTTTGAATTAGTGGCGGGTGAATATGTTGCGATTCGACCAAATGCCGACGGAGGTGTGATGTCGCCGGTTTTAGGGCTAACGTTTCAGATGATGGATGAAGGTTTAGGTATCTATGACTCAGTAGGCGAGACGTGGCTTCAAACACCCGCGGAACAGGAAGCCGCACGCGCGGAACAAGCAGAAGCAGAAGTCGCCCAGCTCCGAGAACAACTTGCACGTTTACAATCACGCGACTCACGTTGACAAGACGGACGCAAAATCAGAGAATACTGACTGAAAAAAATGCGTATCGACTGCCAGAGCCATATATTTCCAGACACCTATATTGAAATCCTTGCCCAGAACCCACACCCGCCGCAAGTCATCCGCCGCGGGAACGAGGCTGTCGTTACATACGGCGATGTCCAAACATTTCGCCTCCAAGATGAAGCCTACGATTCGAAGCGAAAACTCAAGGATATGGATGCGGCAGGGGTCGATATGGCACTGCTCAGTACCAATATACCCCCACCCTGTATGCTCGCACCTGAATTAGGAAACAAGGGCGCGCAAGCGATCAACGATGCCATCGCTGAACTCGTGGATGCCCATCCAAACCGATTCGCAGGACTGGCATGCCTGCCGTGGCAAAATCCAGATGAAGCCATCATAGAAATGGACAGAGTGAAGGGACTCGGTTTTCGCGGGATCATGCTCTATTCACATATCGGAGGGAAACCGGTTGACGCGCCGCAATTTGAACAGGTTTATACGCATGCCGAAACACTTCGGATGCCCATTGTGATGCATCCGACGGTCCCAACGTGGGGTGAAGCCATCAAGGACCACTGGATGATCGGTATGATGGGGTTACAGGTGGACAAC
Encoded here:
- a CDS encoding Uma2 family endonuclease; the encoded protein is MVTYTKGATIPHAPTDDTDLYPDTDGKPMAVSDHHRYWLTRILQTLEIHFASEPGVYVSGDIMMYYEEGVPQKSVSPDVLVTFGIGQKFRRTYQVWNEGKVPEFVMEFSSKGTYRNDLGRKRALYAELGMQNYFLCDIEGLYLPTPLMGFELVAGEYVAIRPNADGGVMSPVLGLTFQMMDEGLGIYDSVGETWLQTPAEQEAARAEQAEAEVAQLREQLARLQSRDSR
- a CDS encoding amidohydrolase family protein yields the protein MRIDCQSHIFPDTYIEILAQNPHPPQVIRRGNEAVVTYGDVQTFRLQDEAYDSKRKLKDMDAAGVDMALLSTNIPPPCMLAPELGNKGAQAINDAIAELVDAHPNRFAGLACLPWQNPDEAIIEMDRVKGLGFRGIMLYSHIGGKPVDAPQFEQVYTHAETLRMPIVMHPTVPTWGEAIKDHWMIGMMGLQVDNSFALLRLILSGILERHPHLQIVMPHVGGILPYMSGRIDHQTEVLGRAREHITQSPSVYLQRIYLDTVSPSVQALQYAYEYSGADRLLFGTDHPWVDMPRFVRLIEEMPIPETDKARIFSENAIKLFDL